In Spirochaetota bacterium, the genomic window GGTCGCACCTGAGATACAGAACGAAATCAATGTCGGAGCTCGGCTGGGACATCCCTACGTTAACCGAGCCGACTATATCCATGGCGATGTTCTCATTGAGTTTACTCTCTATCAGCCTCGCGACACGCTCCAGCCTGTCGACGCGTTCGTCGGTTTCGGGTGTCTGGAACATCCTGAAAAACTGCTTTATCTCGTTGAAGAGGCGTATTTCAGGGATATGTGAGTACTTCTGTATCTTGCTGTCGAAGTTCTCCCGCTTCAGCAGGGCCTCATGCCGCGCGTTGTCGATAACCTTATTCCGCCACCTTCCCCTGTGGAGCGTATGATCTATGATATCGTAGATACGCCCGTCGGCCATTTTCCTGAAGCCGATCCGGGTTACCGTTTTCCCCTCAATCTCGATCTGATAGAAGAAGCCCCCCTCGAGTACGTCCCCGGTGATCCCCGTCACCTCTCCGAACGGGGATGGGTTCAGATGGATGGTCCCCTCGCTGATCTCCATGCCCCAGTCGTTGTGGATATGGCCCGTCAGGCACAGGAGCACCGGGTTGGTGTCGCAGTAAGTGCGAAGCGCGGGCGAGCCCGATGGACCGACGAAGCTTATCCTGTCATGGATGCCGTGCGCCGGCTGGTGCGTCACGATGATGTCCGGCCGCACCTCGCTGAAAAAACGATGCATCTCGTTTTCACTGTCGTCGGTTCCGATGCCCGCCTTGTAATCGACGATGTACCGTTCCGGAATGCCCGCCGTCCAGATATCCGCGCCGCCATAGCCGGCGATCGTAAGACCATCCGGAGAGTAATGGTGAAGATGAAGGTCGCGTTCGTGCAGGGGGGTGTACTTCAGATCCATGTCGTAGTTCCCGGGCAGGCAGAGCACCTCCGAGCTCTGCTTGAGCGAAACTATGTTCTCGAGCACCTTGTATTTCTGCTGCATCACACGGCGTGCGCGGATGCTGTACTGCTGGTACTTGGTTCCCTTTTTCTGTATCTCTTCCGGAACGTCGGGCATCTCGAGGAGCTGGTCCACGAAGTCCTCGATGATCACGTCATCGCGCTCCATGCGCCTGCGCAGCGCGTGAAAGTAGGACTGGATATCGTGGTATCGTATGGCGGTGTCCATGCTGTAAAACGGTATATCGATGAGGTCTCCGGATACGATGTACATATCCGCCACGGTCTCAAAGAGCAGGTCCTTCACCTGCTCGAAGGCGCCGTGAATGTCGGCAAGATAGATTATCTTCATCGTGCCGCTTCCTTACAACGTCCGCGCACCCTGCTTGTTATTGTCATCGCTCCCAACCCGGCAAGCAGGAGTATCGAAGCGTAGAGCACCAGGTCCCCCGCCATCGAATAAAAGGTGCGGCGATTCATGGAAAAGTCAATCTCCCCGACCAGGTAGCCCTTTTTTAGAATGGGGATGGATGTGGTCACCCGGCCCAGCGGATCGACGAGGGCCGTGTATCCGGTGTTCCCGGCGCTTACGAACCAGATGCCGTTTTCCACCGCCCTGAACGTGGCGTTCGCGAAGCCCTGCATGTGCCCTTTGTATGTCTGCGTCCAGCCCAGATTGGTGATGTTAATGAAATAATCGGCCCCCATAACGCGATATTCGCGGCAGAGCCTCTGGAAGATGCCTTCATAACAGATGAGTGCGCCAAACCGCCGGCCTTCCACCTCGAAAAGGCTCGGGGACGAACCGGGAACGAAGCTCGAGGCGCCGAAGCTCTCGGTGATTCGCTTGATGAAGGGGAACCACTTCTCGTACGGAAACCACTCGCCGAAGGGAACGAGGTTGATCTTGGGATAGGTCTGCACCGGCACCCCCTCCTTGCTGATAAGCACCGCGTTGTTCTGCGGATATATCCTCCCGCCGTAGTGCTCCTCGAGGATTCCGATTTCACCGGTGAGAAGCGGCCTTTTGTGGGAGCGCGCGATTTCGAGCACCTCGCCCGTGAAGGGATTCATGCTGCCGGTCCTAAAGTTGTACGAGATTAGCTCGAGTGTCGCCGACTCGGACCATATTATAAAATCGGGCGATTCCCTCATGGCCGCGTCGGTGAGCCTGCCGAGCTCGCCGAGGTACATGAATTTATTGCTGTCCCAGGCCTCCCACGGATCGATGCAGGATTGTATCATGGCAAGCCGGAGCCTCCCGCTGTCACCCCCTCCCGACGATACCGCCATCCGTATCGCGCCGTAAAGCACCGACATCGCAACGAGCACCGCCACCATCGCGAGGCGCCTGAAAGCCGGGATCGAAACCATCCAGCGGAAGGAAAACGGCCGCCCGAATGCCGCCCGGGCGAAATCGGCGACAGCCGCGGATGCGAGTATCATGATGAAGGTCACACCGAATATTCCCACCAGCGATGAAACCTGCACAAACGACGAGAAGGTATACTGGGAATACCCCCAGTATGTCCACGGAAAGGCGAGAAAGCCTATGGACTGGATACCGTCGACGACGATCCAGACTGAAGGGTAGATTAACAGACGCAGTCTTTCGAAGCGCCGTGAGAGATATTCGGCCACGAGTATCTTGGTGGCGAAGACGACCGCGAGCACGGGAATTACAACGCAGAGGATGACGATGTCGCCGCCGGGAATCTTGTTGCCGAAATCGCCGATCCAGTGATAGGTCAGGAAAATGCCAAGCATTCCCGCCAGAAAGGAGTCGGCATACACCCTGCGAAAATCACCGGTTCGAACATGCATTAAAAGCGGAACGAGCGCGAACCATGCGAACAGGGGGAATCCTTTCAGAAACCACACATCGTACGACGGAAACGAAAAGAACATTAAAATACCGGTGGAAAGATAATAATGCCGGTGGCACCATTCCACGATTCTTCGTATCATCATTCACCGCCGATCATTTTCTGAAATTCATCTTCCGTAAGTACCCGCACGCCGAGTTGCCGCGCTTTCTCAAGCTTCGAGCCGGCCTCCCCGCCCGCCACCACGTAGTCGGTTTTTTTACTCACCGAACCCGCGGCACGGCCGCCGTGCTTTTCCACCAGGGCCTCCGCCTCCGTGCGGGACATTCGTACAAGCGTACCCGTAAAGACGAAGGTCTTGCCCGCAACGCCCTTTAGTACCCGCGTTTCCACGACCTCATCGGCCACAATGAGGCCTGCTGCGAGCATTTCATCGATGAGCCTCAAGTTTTCAGGAGACCCGAAGAATTCCCGGATCGATTCCGCGACGCCCGGCCCCACCTCGTTTATCGCCATGAGCTCGTCCGCGGTTATATTGTACAGCCTTTCGAGCGAACCGACGCTTTGCGCGACCACCCTGGCGACATGCTCGCCGACGTTCCTGATGCCGAGCGCACGCAGCAAGGAGGAAAGCGGAATCCTCTTCCTTTTTTCTATCGAGGCGAGGATCTTCTCCGAGAGCTTCTCGCCCATCCGCTCGACCGCGAGCAGCTCCGCGGCGCCAAGCCGCAGGATGTCGGCGACGCTCTGCACGATGCCCGCGTCGTAAAGGCGCTGCACGAGGTCCGGTCCGAAAAATTCTATGTCGAGCCCGTCTTTCGATACGAAGAAGCGCAGCCGCTCCTGGAGCTTCGCCTCACAGTCGTTGTTGACGCACCGGACGTAAATCTCCTCACGACTGAGCGCGGAACCGCACGACGGGCATTCCTCCGGAGTCTCGATCGGCCGCTCCGACCCCGTCCGTTTTTCAGCCAGCACCGCAAGCACCTTTGGAATGACGTCTCCGGCGCGTATAACCTTCACGGCGTCGCCTATCCGCAGGTCGAGCCTGGCGATCTCGTTAAAATTATGGAGCGTCGCGCGTTTCACGAATACGCCGCCGATGTTGATAGGATCCAGGTTGCCAACGGGCGTAATAACGCCTGTACGCCCCACCTGGTAATCGACCGAATTGAGCACCGTGATCGCCTCTTGGGCTGGAAACTTCCATGCAACCGCCCAGCGCGGCGCCTTGCTGGTCGAACCGATTTTATCGCGCATTGCGAAATCGTTTATTTTCACGACCACACCGTCTATGTCGTAGCCGAGCGAGTGCCTGTTCTGTACCCAGTAATTGTAGAACTCCCGTATCCTGCCGAGATTGCCGAATTCCACGTTTTCCGGGCAGGGAAGTCCCGCCTTTTTAAAGAACTGAAACATCGTTTGCTGGTCGGGTAATGCGGGCCCTCCTGAAATTTTTCCGATTCCATAGAACGCGATACTCAGTTCACGTTCGGCGGTGACACGTGGATTAATCTGGCGGAGCGAACCGGCCGCGGCGTTGCGCGGATTGGCGAACGGCTGTTCCCCTCTCTCCCCGCGCCCGCGGTTGATACGCTCGAATTCCCTGTGCGTCATGTATACCTCGCCGCGTGCCGTGAGGTACTCCGGTACCGTGTCCCCGCCGAGCCGCTCCGGAATGGCCCGGATAGAGGAAAGGTTCGCCGTAACGTCTTCCCCTATTTCACCGTTTCCTCGCGTCGAACCGCGGTCGAACCTGCCGGCATCGTATAGAAGCTCCACCGCAAGTCCGTCAAACTTGAGCTCGACCGAATAAACGATTTCTTCAGTGCCGAGGATTTTCCTTATTCGCCCATCGAATTCGGAAAGCTCATCGCCCGAGAATACATTGCCCAGGCTCTGCATCGGAGGATCGTGGCGAACCTCATCGAAACCGTCGGAGATAACGTCACCGACCTTCGATGTCGGCGAGTCGAGCCTCCTGAGCTCCGGATGTTTCTCTTCAATCGAAGCGAGCTCGCGCATGAGTTCGTCGTACGCGGCGTCATCAACGAGAGGAGTGTCGAGGGTGTAATAGTGATGGTTATATTTCTCAATGAGCGCAACAAGCTCGTCGCAGCGCTCCCTAATCGCGCGTTTTGATTTCATTCCCAGTTCCCGTTCGAAGGCGTATAAATCATAATTATCGCATTGCCGGAAAGCCCGCCCGACTCCCATTCGTCGCCGGCGGGAGAATCCGAGCTTTTCAAACTGCGGGGCATACGCGGCATGGATTCTTTGGAATGAGATACTGTCGCTCGTTCGGACATCGAAGTCAAACCATTTTGACGTTAGTCTTCAAGCCGAAACCGTATGGGCAGGCGAATACGGCAGCGTATGGGTACGCGCTCCTTCGTCAGCGCCGGGCGGAAACTGATCTTCCGCGCCCAGTCGATCACCGCCGCGTCGAAATCGCGCCCGAGCGACTTCACGATGCGGCCGAAGACCACCGTACCCGACTCGTCGACCCCCAGCTCCACCACCACCACGCCCTCGATGCCCGCCTTGCGCATGGACTCGGGGTAGCGCGGCAGGCGGCCGAACACCGGGCGCGGCGGGAGCGCCGAATCCGAAAGCGCCTCGAAGCTGCCGTCCACGGAGCCGAACTCCTCCAGTTTCTCTTCGGTGATCTCCCGCGCGGGAGCGGCCGAATCCGACACCGAAATGTCCGCCTGCGTCTGAAGGCGCGAGAGTCGCAGCTCAACCATCTCGAAGGCATCGAACGAGGCGAAGTCCTTCGTGTCGAAGGACTCGCTCCAGCGCACGGCGAACAGGAGTCCAAGGAGCGCCACGAACGATACCAGCGACCACATGAGCGGCGGCCGCAGGCGCAGGTACCGCGCGAAGCGCCGCGGAATCGCCGTCACCGCGCTCATTCCGTCCGCTTCCTCGACAAGAGCACGATGTTGTATGCCCCGGCATCCCGGAGCACCTCCATCGCCTCGTTCACCCGCCGGTACGGGAGGCCAGCGTCCGCGCCGATTATCGCCCGCACGTCCGGATTGTCGGCCGCCCGGTATTTTGCCGCTCGGTAGAGGCCCTCGCGGTCCAACCGCTCGCCCCGCACGTAACAATCGCCCCGCGCATCGAGCCAGATATGAAAGTATTTCTTCGAACCGCCCTCCGTCGCGCCCGCCTCGGGCAGCGCCACCGGGATGTTCCGTTCGATGTCGATCGTGCTCGTCAGTATGAAAAAAACAAGGAGGATAAAGGCGATGTCCGCCATCGACGGAAGCGGCACTATCCCCTTCGGCTTCTGCCGTCGCGGTATCAGCATCGCGCCCCTCACTCCGTCCGAAGCGAGAGCCTGGCCACCCCCGCTTTCTTCACCGCGTCGATCGCCGATACCGCCGTCCCGTAAGGCAGATCACCCGATAGCTTCAATAAGACTACAAGGCCCGCATTCCCGCCGCGCTTCTCGCCGAGCAGCCTTTCGATGTCGGAAAGGTCTGCGCGCCTCCCGTCAAGCGTCGTCACTCCGTCCTTCCGCACGACTACCGTCACCACGTCGCCCGCCGCCACCACCGTCGCCGGCTTCGACGTGTCCGGAAGCGCCAGGTGCAGCCCTTCTTTCAGGAGAAAGATCGATGTCACCAGGAAGAAGATGATGAGCAGAAAGGCGATGTCCGACATCGACGCGATCGTCATTTCACCGGTCGGTTTCGCGCTACGCTTTATCCGTACCATTCTCCCGCACCAGCTTCTCCACGATGTCCGAGGCCAGCCGCTCTATCTCCGCCACGAACGACTCCACCCGGTGTACGAAGTAATTGTAAAAAGCGAGGAGCGGTATCGCCACGATAAGTCCCGCCTCCGTCGTCACCAGCGCCTCGTAGATGCCCCCCGCCACCAGCCGTGCGCTCACCTGGTCCGCCTCCGCGATGCTCTGAAACGCGGAGATCATCCCCGACACCGTCCCGAGAAATCCGATCAGCGGCGCTATGTTCCCGATCGCCGAAAGGATGTTGAGCCCCTTCTCGATCGCGGCCACCTCGATCGCCCCGCCCGCGCTGATCGCTTTTTCCACGTGGTCCAGGCCAAGCTTCCGGAGTTTCAGCCCCTTCCCCAGCACGCGGGCTATCACCAGGTTACGCTCGCGGCAGAGACGCTCCACCTCCTCCACCGTCCCGCCGCCGATCATCGCGTCGAGCTCCTCGATGAATTCACGCGGGTTGAGCTTCACCCGCCGGTAAAAGATGAAGCGCTCGATCACAAAGCCCATCCCCACCGCAGCCAGCACCAGGATCGGCCACATGAACGGACCGCCGCGCACAAACCAGTCGTACAGCGATATGCTCGACGTGGAGTCGTTCTTCTCCTTAATGGTAGGGGTTACGGCCATATCCGAAACGACCGCGCCATCCCGAGCGACCGGAGGATTGTCCGCACAATAAGCGGGAGTTGATATCCCCGAAAAGATCGGCATGAAGAACAACACGGCGCCGGCGATTATTTTCATTATCATGGAGAAACTCCCCGTATCATCCGGGATATTGTATCAGACTTGCGTCAAATCCAGAAGACCCGATTTACCCCGTCGCAGGCGGGGAGAATACAGCTTGATTCCCGATTATTCAACAACTCTATACATCGACTGCGATGCGGGTTTTCAATGATTTTTTTGGATGGCGTTGCCGCTGAATTTCGTGCCGATCAAGGCTTGTTTTTCCATCCAAGGCGTTTGAGCGCTTCGGCGACTTCTTTCCGAACTTCGGGGTCCTTATCGTTGACAAGGCCCACCAGCGGGTCCACGGCGCGGGCATCTCCCATTCTGCCGAGCGACCACGCGGCATGGCTCCTCACGCTCGCGTTCCCGTCTTTCAGCGAGGCAACGAGCTGGCTGAAAAGACCCGTCCGCCCGTTTTTACGCTGGTGTTCGTCTTTACCACCCGAACGCGAACGGACCCGGGTCGCCTCGTGAATCCCGTTCTCTTTGTGTTTCTTTTTATCTTTCGTATTTTCGCCGGATTGTTCCGTATCCGACTTCAGCGTTTCACCGGTCTGTTCGCCGCCCTTCTTACGCGCTTTCCACCACGGCATGATCGCCTCTCACAGTGTATCAGATTATTACTCCATCCGGACAGCCGCGGCCGGTTTTACTCCCGCGAATGGCCGTACGTCCGCCGATGATCCTATTACTTTCTCACCGCCGGGCCGATGGGTCAAGACAATTTATCGTGCGCTCAGCCTGCGGCACCCGTTTGGACGGCCATGCGTCGATGTATGGTGGAGATTTTCGCCTTGAGATTCAAAAGATACGCCGACTCCGGCTGTTTTTCACCCTCAACCACGTCGTACTCTTCACGCTTGATCGCACACAATACCGCTTCGTGGTCGCCGTCGTATTCCCGAAGCAGACGCTCCAGCCATTCGCGAAACCGCCCGGTGGCATCGATGGAACGGGGAATGTACGCGCGCGCATCCTCGCCGGTGTAGTAAAGGCCGTGGGAAATGATGAGGATGTCCACCTCGTACCCGGCGAGCCTCCGGAGCGAATTCATGTACGTGTCGTAATCGATCAGAAACTCGCTCATGATATAGTCGTCCCTGCCGGGAACGCCGACCGACTCAGACGGGATCATGACCTTCATCTCCGGGATGTAGTACGTGGTCATGTCGCGCGTGTGCCCCGGCGTGCGGATGGCCCGTACAGTCAGACCGGGTGACACCCTGATCTCGTCGCCATCCTCAAGCACCCTGTCAACGGTAAACGGCTCGAACGAAGGGACATCATCCTTCCCGAAACGGTTGAGCTTCGTGATGAGATCTACGGCCGATTGTTTCTTTATAATTTCGCTTCCCTCTATTGACGTGCCGATCATCAGACCGGGCATCATCCGCTTCAGATAACCCGCCGCTCCGCAATGGTCGAAGTGCACATGCGTCATGAACAGATATTCGGGCCTCCGCTCGCCCATGATTTTCACGATCCGGTCGTAGTAATGCGGACCGAAGCGGTAAATCCCGGCCTCGAACATCACCGGGTGCTCGCCGTCAAGCAAAAACGAAGGCACGGGCGCCGGGCCCAGGCAATAAAAATTCCCGGCAATCTTCGCCGGATCGCTCCTGACAATCATGGCAATGGCTCCTCCCTGTTTGTAAAGTCGAACCACTATCAGACCAGCCCGATCAGTCAAGTGATATTACGCGTTTAAACAGGGGTGTTACCGTCAAATAACCATTGACACGACGCAATAAAAGAAAAAGCTCGTAACGAGGGTAGCATTACATCCTGCCATCGGAGACACGTAATGAATTACGAAACCATTTCGTACAGCCACATCGAGAAAGGCATCGGCCACCTGCGCCTGTGCCGAACGCACTGCTACAACGCCATCAACCACCAGATGATGGAGGAGATCGAGGACTTCTGGCGTGAGAGGCTGTACGATCTCGACACGGTGGTCATCATCCTCAGCAGCGAATGCGAAAAGGGCTTCTGCGCGGGGCTCGACCTCAAGGAGACCGCCGAGATGTCGCCGAAGATGAACACGGCGGAATTCTACCGTTTCCAGGCCCGCCTTGCCCGTCTCAACCTGGCCATGCGCCGCGCGCCTCAGCCGATAATCTGCGCCGTGCACGGTGCCGCCGCGGGACAGGGCTTCAGCTTCGCCCTCGCCTCGGACATCCGCGTGATAACGCCCGACGCGCGCTTCAACGCCGCGTACATCAACATAGGCCTGGGAGGCGCTGACATGTCGTGCAGTTATTTTCTGCCCCGTATGATCGGCGCCGGGCGCGCCTACGAGTTCATGTACACCGGCGGCTTCATGTCGGCGGACGAGGCGCTCGCGCTCGGGCTGGTGAGCAAAATCGTCGAACGCGAAAAACTCATTGACGCGGCGCTCGAATACGCCCGAGTCATGATGACCAAGAACCACATGGGACTTCGCCTCACGAAGGAGGCGATCAACATGAACCTCGACGCCGGCGGGCTCGAGGCGGCGCTCAATATAGAGGACCGCAACCAGACGCTGCTGGCGATCGGCACCTTGATAAAAAAATGAGGTCCTGAAGCCATGGCATCGGCCCGCACGAAAATCCCCCCGCCCCCGGTGCGCTCCCTTCGATGAAGGGGGATCCTGTCCGACGGGTTTGAAATGGTATGGACACGTTTTTTCAAAAAACGGGAACATGATGAAGGCTCCCCTTTGCCAAAGAGGAGCTGCCGGAGGCCGAGGGGACTTAAACCGACGTCGGCATCGTATTCAATACCCTTATATCGCCGCCGTATTAACTAAGGGCGCGGATCATCTCCGCGCCCCTCATGTCTTCCGGTTAAACGGCGGCCTGCCCCGGCCTTATTTGAGCTGTGTGCCCATCTTTTTCTGTATCTCGCGCGCTTCTTTCACGGAGCTTTCGATGACCTCTCTCACCGAGGGGATGTCATCGATGATCCCCTGCACCTGCCCGATAAGCTGGACGCCGTTTTCCATGTCCCCCCCCTCGGTCGCCGCCTGAATCTTGTCAAACGCCGTTGCGAAGTGGGCGAGCTGGATCATCATCTTGGGACCCTGCAGCAGGGTGCCTATCGCGAGCTTTAACCACGGCAGGTTCATGAGCTTCGCGATGCGGATCGAGGCGAAGAATGCGCGGGGCAGGCTCATGCCCTGTCGAATCGCCTTTTCCGCGGCCGGGGTCTTAAGCACGCGGCAGTAGAGGCCGTCGAAGCGGTTGGAGTAGATGGTGTCTTCTATGCCGGCCTTAAGCTGCGCTTTGATGGTCTCCAGCGCCACCGGGCTCTCCTTTGTCATTGAAAGGCGGGTACCCATACCGACACCCTCGGCGCCCAGCGCCAGTGCCGCGGCCATTCCGCGTCCGTCGGCGATGCCGCCGATCGCTACGACCGGGATCTTCACCGCGTTGACGATCGCAGGGACCAACACCATCGTGGTGACCATTCCTCCGTGGGCCGCCGCCTCGTGACCGGTGACCTGCAGCGCGTCCGCGCCCTGTTGCTCGGCGCCTATTGCATGCTTCTCGTTCACCACGGTTGCGATTACCTTGCCGCCGTATTTATGAGCGCGCTCGGCGATCCAGCCGCACTTTCCGAGCGACACATTGATGACCGGGACCTTTTCTTTAAGCAGCACCTCGGCGTTCTCCCTGGCGCCCGGCATGAGAAGCGTCGCGCCCGCGCCGAAGGGCTTGTCGGTCAGCTCGCGGATCCTTTTAATGGCCGCGCGGGTGTCTTCCGGTTTGAGGGGACCGGTCGCAAGCCAGCCGATTCCGCCCGCGTTGCAGACTGCGGCGACGAGCTCCGGCGTGCTGATCCAGCTCATCCCCGGGAGGACGATCGGATATTTGATCTTGAACAGTTCGGTGATCCTTGTCTTCATGGTACTCTCCTTATTGTAATGACTACCTCACGAAACAGGCCCGACCGTGTTTTTCGGGCTTGGGCGGCATGGAAAAAGCATCCAATGCTTTTTCTGCGCTGAACAATACCATTAAATTTTTCACAGATCCTTTTTGTCAAACACATCTTGCGCGTAAAACCCCTGATTGTCTCATTACCGGGGTCAGAGCATGATCGGCGTGCATGACCTCAGCAATTAAAACGCGGTGCCCGCATGGGATGCGACTACGGCACCCGGCACGACCCGTGGGGCGGCACGACAAAGCCCGGCGATTTCGCCGCCCTCATGAAGGCTTTCGGCCAGGCCGGGGATAATCCATCGCGTTTCCTGGCCGATTCTTATTATCGCCGGCTCAAAAGCGGCATCGAAAAAGACCTTCACATTTACCGGTGGATACTCCGGCGGGGGCCGGGATGCCGGTGGAAAAAACCCGCCAGTAACGCCACGAGCAGAAACAACGCCATAATCCCGGACACCAGCAACAACGCACCCGGAAGCCCCATCCCCACCATCAGCACCGGTGAAATCGACGTCAACAGCCCTCCTCCCAGCAGCGGTTCGTATACGATCTGTTTAAATCCAAATGAAGGCGCCGCCTCGGTCCTGTATTCGGGATCGACGATGCGCAGAAGCAACAGTCCCACCGCGGTAACACCCGTCTGCATGCCGAACTCCACCACGCCGCGCTCGAACCACGCGTCAGGGAGCATCCGGGGCGCGAGAACCCAGGTAAGCATGAGCATCCATGCCAGGCCCGCGATCATGAGGATTGCGAATGGTGCGCCGTACTCCATGACAACGCGCATATTGAGCGAGGCGATGGCTGAGGCCACAAGCAGATCGAGCGAAAGCCCCTGAATCCGCTCGAAGCTCTGCCGGTCGAGCAGACGATCTGCCTTGAGCGCCGACGACCCGGCCTGTACGACGATGCCGCCGAGCATGGCGAGCGGAAACAGCGGAAAGCTTTTCAATATTGGATGAATCGCCCGCACACCCAAATACGCGAGCCAGCCGAGCAGGATGCTGATCCCGACAAATCCCAGATGAAAGGCGAGCGGTTCGATCGCGTTCATGGATACTGTCGAGGTGCCGATGGAACGGCGGTTCTTCTCGTCGAGGATGCCGGAGAGCACGTCCGGCTGAATACTGCCGGGGCTTTTTATCAGCAGGGTGTATCCCCTACGGGCGGCGAGGTTTACCAGCAACATACCGAAAATCACCGATGACGTAATTCCGACAGTCGCCGACATAAGCCCCAGGTCGCAGCCGTCGGGGAAACCCAGCGAACCGAACACCTCGCACATGCCCGAGGCGGTTCCATGCCCGCCCGAAAACCCGATTTCGAGTATGCTCGCAAAAATCGGCGGAACACCGAAGAGCGGAACGAGGAGCGTCATGGTGACGAGCATGGCCACGAAATACTGGCCGAAACCTGCGACAAAACCGTAACAGATCTGCGGCCCGGCATCGCGCCACACGGTTCGCAGCGACGGAATGGCGTGTCCCAGAAACATGCAGGCGAAAACCACCGAAATCAGCCGCCCGGGAAGCGCCGCCCATACCCCGATCACCTCCGGTGACAGGACCCCAAGCGCCTGGGGACTCAGGGCGAGCCCGATGAACCCAGCGATGAGCGAAGACGGCAGCAGTATCTTCTGTAATATGCGAAGCTTCGCCCTTAAAAATGTTCCCGCAAGCAGGAGCGCCGCGAGGAGACTCACCGCGATCATCAGGTCATTGAGTTGTTCCGCGTTCATCGCACCTCGATCGGTAAAACCGCCATGTGCCGGAACGGCGGTGCGTGTGACAGCGTTGAATCAAATTCGGGATGATTTAAATTACAAGTAGAATTTCGCCTGTCGTCGGCGCGGTTTTTTCTCGATCTTCGAAAAATGGCGTTTATAGCCCGGCTGCCGGCTTTAAAATTCGGTCACCGGCCGAAGCTCAACCGCCGGGTATACCTGTCCCTGCTTTGGGGGCATAGGGTTGTACACCCAGTCGATGTCCACCGT contains:
- a CDS encoding nitronate monooxygenase — its product is MKTRITELFKIKYPIVLPGMSWISTPELVAAVCNAGGIGWLATGPLKPEDTRAAIKRIRELTDKPFGAGATLLMPGARENAEVLLKEKVPVINVSLGKCGWIAERAHKYGGKVIATVVNEKHAIGAEQQGADALQVTGHEAAAHGGMVTTMVLVPAIVNAVKIPVVAIGGIADGRGMAAALALGAEGVGMGTRLSMTKESPVALETIKAQLKAGIEDTIYSNRFDGLYCRVLKTPAAEKAIRQGMSLPRAFFASIRIAKLMNLPWLKLAIGTLLQGPKMMIQLAHFATAFDKIQAATEGGDMENGVQLIGQVQGIIDDIPSVREVIESSVKEAREIQKKMGTQLK
- a CDS encoding sodium/glutamate symporter; its protein translation is MNAEQLNDLMIAVSLLAALLLAGTFLRAKLRILQKILLPSSLIAGFIGLALSPQALGVLSPEVIGVWAALPGRLISVVFACMFLGHAIPSLRTVWRDAGPQICYGFVAGFGQYFVAMLVTMTLLVPLFGVPPIFASILEIGFSGGHGTASGMCEVFGSLGFPDGCDLGLMSATVGITSSVIFGMLLVNLAARRGYTLLIKSPGSIQPDVLSGILDEKNRRSIGTSTVSMNAIEPLAFHLGFVGISILLGWLAYLGVRAIHPILKSFPLFPLAMLGGIVVQAGSSALKADRLLDRQSFERIQGLSLDLLVASAIASLNMRVVMEYGAPFAILMIAGLAWMLMLTWVLAPRMLPDAWFERGVVEFGMQTGVTAVGLLLLRIVDPEYRTEAAPSFGFKQIVYEPLLGGGLLTSISPVLMVGMGLPGALLLVSGIMALFLLVALLAGFFHRHPGPRRSIHR
- a CDS encoding HEAT repeat domain-containing protein, translating into MPWWKARKKGGEQTGETLKSDTEQSGENTKDKKKHKENGIHEATRVRSRSGGKDEHQRKNGRTGLFSQLVASLKDGNASVRSHAAWSLGRMGDARAVDPLVGLVNDKDPEVRKEVAEALKRLGWKNKP
- a CDS encoding enoyl-CoA hydratase/isomerase family protein, whose product is MNYETISYSHIEKGIGHLRLCRTHCYNAINHQMMEEIEDFWRERLYDLDTVVIILSSECEKGFCAGLDLKETAEMSPKMNTAEFYRFQARLARLNLAMRRAPQPIICAVHGAAAGQGFSFALASDIRVITPDARFNAAYINIGLGGADMSCSYFLPRMIGAGRAYEFMYTGGFMSADEALALGLVSKIVEREKLIDAALEYARVMMTKNHMGLRLTKEAINMNLDAGGLEAALNIEDRNQTLLAIGTLIKK
- a CDS encoding MBL fold metallo-hydrolase, producing the protein MIVRSDPAKIAGNFYCLGPAPVPSFLLDGEHPVMFEAGIYRFGPHYYDRIVKIMGERRPEYLFMTHVHFDHCGAAGYLKRMMPGLMIGTSIEGSEIIKKQSAVDLITKLNRFGKDDVPSFEPFTVDRVLEDGDEIRVSPGLTVRAIRTPGHTRDMTTYYIPEMKVMIPSESVGVPGRDDYIMSEFLIDYDTYMNSLRRLAGYEVDILIISHGLYYTGEDARAYIPRSIDATGRFREWLERLLREYDGDHEAVLCAIKREEYDVVEGEKQPESAYLLNLKAKISTIHRRMAVQTGAAG